The DNA sequence ATGATTTATAATTGTAAAGTACTGCTTAACGAAACCTTAGACACTGGGTACCTGTTGTGGTAAATATGACTTAGCATGGTTGGTTTGGAAAGTTCAATGTCAAATGTCATGAAACCAAGTAAATATTACCAGTTTACAACTGTGCACTTCTGTTTGGTATCACACATTTCGAAAAGTCTTACACGAACAtgtaataaatttttctgtcctttttagAACGTTTTCTGAATCTGGTTTTCCACAAAAAATGCATTCAACAACTGTGGCAAATGTGGCGAAGAAATCAGCGTGCTGACTCTGAAAAGCCCCCCATAAAACCTCTTTTGTAATTTTGCAACCCAAAACATTTCAAGTAAATTGTTTCATGTGCTGATAAGAGATCAAGATAATGCAGAGATATTTAGTCCAGAGTAAAACTTAGCATCTTACAGCACATAAATCAAGATATTCTCATTTATACAGTTGCCTAATTAATAGAGCAAGTTTCACAGTTAAGTGTCATATTGTGTGTCTACCTCTAAAATTTACAACTCATCCTTATTCCATGACCGTCGTCCTTTCTCTGTACAGTATTCTGTGGTTAAGTTCACTGCTTCATAATGTCCTGACATCCCCTTCCATGAAATCAAACaatatcagaactatgttgtgGAAGATACCAAATTCCATTGGTAGGGGTGGTCAGGTGTTAGTCTTCTGGGTAGAAGCATACCCTAAGAACCAATAGCACCATGTCTGTTGAGTCAGCGGTGTTTAAATTCCACTGAATAAATCTTGAAGCACAAATTATCTTGATTTCAGTTGTTTTCCTCTCATCTCGTTTATTTCATTACAGGTGACCTTCGGCCATTTGCAGACTGGTCCTTGGAATTCTCGCCGTTCTGCTGTCGTGACTGCTCGGTAGAACTGTCTGGTTTTGTAGGCGGCTGCTGTTGGGCTGCAGCGCCATGTCTTTGTGATAACTGTCTTTGAGGTTGTGGCTGCTGTTGTGGCTGTTTAGCACTGGCTTTTTGCTGCGACTGTTGCTGTTGCTGTTGCTGCTGtggtggttgttgttgttgttgctgtgcTGGGGGTGGAGGAGTCTTCTTGCTAGGTGTCTGTGCTGCCATCTGAGCATAACTGAGTTTGGGCATACTGCTGCGCTGCCCTTCCTCCTGAAGATTAATAAACCAGACAAAacaaatgcactgttatttttTATGGTAACAAATCCACAGAGCTATTGCACAGAAAATCTTTACAGTTTCAGACATAAGAAATCATTTTTCCAAAGTGTTAAGATTCCCCATTGACCGGTGGAaattatacaaatatgcaaCACTAGACCATTCACACACTCCTTGCCACAATGCAAAAGAACCACAAGTTAGTAAAATTCTGCGGATGCCAAGATCTGACGTTCTACCTGTTGCATGAAAGACTTTCACAAGGTGTCAAATCAATAACCTGTACCAGCAATTGGGTTTTTGTGGTATCTCCCCTGGCGCTCCATCAATCCACATTCACAGCAAATGGTCATTGACAGTTGTAAGATACACGTCCAGTGAGAGGTGCCAATTTTGCACAGAGTGGCAGCCTACACGTGTGAGACACTTATCAGTATTAAAACGCATAAACACATAGCACTGAATTGCACACGCCTAACGACTGTAAGATTTGCATGGTTCTATTAATCAAAGAAGCATACCTGTTTTTGAGCTGTAGGGTTGGCAGTGCTGTTTTGTTGGTTGGTTTTACCAACAGCTGCTGTAGTGGTGGTGGTAGCGGCATCTTTTACCATGCCTTCCTCTGGATTGGTTTGATTGACTTTAGGAGTAGTAGGTGAAGATGGAGGAGTCGCGCTGTGTTTCTGAAGCGCCTCGCTGGACGCGCCCTCTCTTTGTTGAATGGCGGTATTGTTTTCCAAAGGTCTGACTGCACGCTGGTAgaagtaaaaacaaaacaaatgatgtAGAACACTTTCAGTAGGAAAGTGGTGTCACCATTACACAATTTTAGTTGTTACAGTGTAATCATGGCAGTCAAGATTGACAATGAGGAGTTTTCACCTTCCAGTAAACAAAATGACAACGATTGTTATCAATGCGTGGATATTAGTCAGGTTTCATTTGGTTTAGCACGACTTGATGAACTGGATGCCTTCTTCAGAATTTTACCTAATGAAAGAAGGTATGGTCATAATGTCCACTTTACACTTGGTTTAAAATACTTCTATCATTCAAAGAAGACATTTTCTCTCTCTAGTTTTTAAACCAGTATAATGTTGTTCGGTCTTCTACCAATGTAAACAGTACATGAACTATCGTGCCTTTATCACAGGTAGGTTTGCATTTCTGTGTTATGGCGTTTCAGTTATGAAGGTACTCCCCTAAGACTTACCTTGGGGTCTTTGACACCCTTCAGAATATCTGCCATGGGCATCATGGGTTTTTTATTTTCGGTCTCCTCAGTTTTCACCACATTCTCTCTTCCAGGGAGTGGCGGAAACGAAGATGGAGCTAAATCAAGTTTGGGTGAAGGTGGTTTGGGCTGGTCTTCACGTTTGTCGCTTGAATTCCTCCTCCTGGAACCTTCGTCTTCTCTCCTTCTGCCACGTCGGCTAAATCCACCTCGCCTGTTGCAAATTGAATTTGGTAAAGGCTTATCAACAAAAATACTTCATCTTAAACCACCTTGCCTGCAAATACACATTCTTCCTAATAATGCTACTACATCATCTGCAATGATGGGTCTTGATTTCTGTCACCATTCTGAATGGGTAACATATTCTCGCTAACAAAAGATTTAAGTGGGAACCATAACTGAACAATAACATGTACTTTCCGGTCTTCACAAAGACATGTGCATTTGGAAGTACCATTAAAGGTATACGGtcgcctgtaatctaaatatgtccatatatagtcaaaggggcattccttcgtattcaaaatgcccatgtgagggtgctgtttttaaaaagcggccatccgcttaaCATCTGTGATAGCTTAGATTtactgtttccatggtaactgtggcaaaattggaacaggtgactgtatacctttgtAGCAAGTGTTTCGCTTGTCACATTGTCATATTCCTGCAAATCCAACAAGACACTGATGCCACATGCAGAATGCATTTGTGGCTACTAACATTTCACCTGCTTCTCCCATTCTCTCTATGTAATTGTTAGCAACAACAGCAGTGGAATACAAATGCTATTTATCTGATGTGAAATGATACCTCCTTCAAATACCCCAACAACCACCCCCACCCAAAACAAATCATAAAATTCTGCATATATTGCTATTGCTCCACCCATGCCAATAAAAACACTCAGGGGCTAGGCTAGACCAAAATGTGACAGCACAAGACTTCAAAAGTCCACTTCCTGAAATTGATAGCTTCCCCAGTTTGACTGCCCGGGTCAAAACGGACATGAAGAACGggacaaaatttgacctttcTGGTAAGGACTCCATTAACCTGTATTGATTGTGTCACTAGGAAGCTTTTTACTCATGGTTTGTTGTTAACAATACTCTAATGTCATCTGACAAGCTTCGAAATCACATCCCCCTTTTGTATCCTGGATATGCATGACTGTGCATGGAGACGTGACTTTGATGTAGAAATTTTAGGAGCAAAATGCTAAAATAAAATCTAGAACATGATAATATTAACCAATGGTACATATTGATATCAGATATTTCTAAGCAttgttttttcatatttacagaTGTCCTTGAGTCAGCTAACGTGATCACCTTTGAAAAACCCATATCatcattgcataaagtagataCAATGCAGATGAAGCTCACTGGGTCAATAATGCAGAAATACAGGAAACGTATCATACGGGTGAATGCAACTGCAACccaacttgaacagctcatgtTGTGCACATTTGACCTGTTTGACCCCAACATTCCCTATAAACATGCTCATCACTGATACAAtgggtttaggccaaaccatgttGATCAAAGGGTTAAGTCAGTTTACCTTGGTGGAAGAGCACCAGAATGACTGATGGAGTCTTGCTGGCCTAGTTTAGGAGATGTATTGTCACGTCTCACTCTGTAACCACCGTTCTCCCTCTCCATGTCACGTCTATCACCATTGTCCCGCGACGACCTGGGACTGACATTATGTGTGCCATTGGCAGTACTACTCCTGTCATGAGGTGACCGCGGAATCTCATGGTTGTTATTGCGCTCAAGGGTTCTCTCGTCTGGAGTACTTGATGTCCTTTGGTGAGTCTTAGTTTGGTTTCTGTTCATTCAGAAAAAAAGAACATGGAAAAGCGTTCCGAATGTGTGGCAAATAAATGGAAAAAGTGTTCTGAATGTATGGCACACAAACTATGTGTACAACTCTTTGGCACTAACAGCACTGCATCCAATTCATATTTGAGTCGCTCTCTCTTTACTTTGACTACTTATTGAAGTTCTGACAGCATAATATTGCATTACTTTTTTCAATTAGTGACATACAACTCTTGAACAATACACATATGGTATACAATTACAATCAATCATGTGAAAACGCCCACATAACTGTTCAAAGGATTAAAAGGGTGACTACCTACATAAACACACTGTATATGTACTGAAATTTCTGTGGCAATTGCATTAAGAACCCAGCAGTTTTTGACATGCCCATATCACATTTGCACATCTCTCCTTGGCTAACTGtgtacaactttcaaaggaaaacagaGGACTAAAATCAAATAAACAGGCAATGTAAAACAACCACTTATGCAaaaaaccagggattgagaggactgcccctttaaacatatatacacatatgtgCAACTGTACTTAGATCAATGAACCTGAAGGTACATAATACATTCATATAAAGAGATATGCACATACCAACACAAAACACAACTCATGTTTATAAAGGAATGATCAAATTAGGTAACATATGGTGTATGCTAATAAGATTGTAGTCAGGTTTGTAGATGCGGTTTAATGCAAGAATGCAAAGAATATAAAACTAAGGGGATATCATAACATGGCTGGAATCTCGATTCAAAGCAAATACAATCTAAGGTTGGTTATTTACAAGCAGTCTGGCCGTTGTGAACATGAGTACACTGTTGGATTGTTGACGCCACTTATTGTATTGAAAACTTCCATTGTTTCAAACCTGCACACAATGCTAAGTATATCAATCAGGGATAGGCACCTATGTTGGAGTTGGTTCGAAAAAAAGTATTTGTTTAAGGCACAAAGAGATCACAGATGCTCAATAACCTGACAGCTCTATGTACAGGATAATATTTTTGATGTAAAACTTCAGAAAAATGGATCTGGGTAGGATTTAAAAATTATCTGATCaataaaaatttgtgaaaaacaattATGATGAACTCTCTGCTCTATGTGTATGTAGATTGCGAACAATTTGTTAATCGGGGCTAGAATAGCTTTCTTATTGAAAAAcactcattattattattgtaattGCCACACTAGTACATAATGACTAGGTAAATAACACTGTGAAAACATCTGTTCAGAACAATGATTGATATTTGTAATGACAGAGCACATGCATTTATATCCACACCATCAAGTATTTATACAGTGGGGAACTAATCAAGATGTTACAATTACATGCACTTTGCACAATACCAAATACTGCCAGTTctactttttaaatttgaagaatgTCTTCTTTTTTCAGGTACAATGCTGACATTTGTCATATGAGTGTTTACAAAAACTATTTCCAATGCTTCACTCTGTCAATAATCTATACATGTTGACGGCAACAAAATCACCAATACTAAGTTTGCCTAGCAACACTaacatttcattttgtctttctaCAATACTCTTTATTCTACAGTCAGTTGCTTCACCATAACGGATGATATTGTCTATTCAGGAGCTTCACCATACTCCACTATGTCAGACAGCACTATCTGTTTGTTCACAGTTTCACAGAGATTGGTACATACCTGTTCCTGTTACCTTGATAGCCATATCTTCCCACTGTCATTGGATGCTGATGATACTTATTCTGAGGTGCCATTCCATTGCCAGGAAACGGTGCCTGAAACGCAAACATTCCAATAAAGTAATACTTTCTGAACAGATTTAGAAAGTTGTTCATCTTTTTCATATACACGAGTGAACGACAAACCTTGCAGGATGCCCTCTTTCAATGCAATTTTCTGAACTCTCTGGGTCAACTGAATCATTTTGCAATGTCTCTACAGTACCAATATATGTGGTATGTAAAACAGGACAATCTACAGTATGTGACCCTTGGAATTGTATTAAACTGTATACTGAACTTGTGTCTCTTATAATCAGGGTTTTCATTGACATCTACACCTATGTGTTCAGCTTTGGCAGATCAAAATTGCTTTTGATGATTGGGTTTAAACTATCAGACAATTTCCAAGCAAATGTACACTTAATAATGAGACAGCTTTATTATTTCAGATTCTTGGATCTCCAGATGTTTGTTTCATCTGTTAAGCTGCACTTGCATATCACGAAACCGGTCCTAATTCTCTATTGAGGATATTTTTTAAGACAACATTTATATGTTGAATAGAATGTCTACTGAGGATGTCTCTTTATCACAGAAAATTTGCCATCGTCAAGGGTTTACTGTACATGGTACGTGCATAAAGGTGATAATTGACTGTATGACTCACCATTGGAGGGTCAAAGAATGGAGGTGGGCTGGTAGCCCACTGCTGCGGTATCACATTGGGGTTCGGGTAGAAGGCAAACGGTTGTTGAGCACCATTCATGATTGGTGAAACTGGACTGTACTGGAACTGTTGCTGTGGGTATATGCTGGTAGGCGTCGTGGCTGTCGTCTGGGGTGGCGTTGGCGTTGTCGGTGTCCGTAATCCATTCATCTTTGCAGAGAAACTTTGCAGTGGTTTTGCTTTTATCCTGGCCTGAAAATATACATTGATCAACATTAGGTTTTTATAAACCTGGGGTATAAACAAATACAATGAATGGCATGTTGGTATCTGTAAGTTTTCCAACAGAACATTGGCTATAATTCTGTTTTCTACTGCACGCTGCAACCACATAAAAGTTTACTTAATTCACTTGTTTATACCAGGCCAGGGTACAGTGGCAAAATAGTCAATACAGATTTtgcatggaaatattttgtggAACATTTGAAGAATTTGCATTTTGGTCATTTTCCAAACTATGATAAATATgctacattgtatacattttctgagttttttcaaacttttcttcTTGAAAGATATGCCATTTGGATGCACTACAAAAACACATGTACAACTAAAAGACaagggagagagagaaagagagagagagaaatatcTACCATGATTGGTTTTCCTCTGAAGGTTTTGACTTCTTCACGTAGATACTTGTAGGCGTTCTGAGCATCAGCCTCTGAATCAAACGTCACGTACCAGTTACAGTTGTGAGCAAACTCACAGCTTGCGAACTTTGGACAGTTTTCACCTGAGAATAATGCTTTCACTTCCTGAGTAGGCaaaacacagaacaaaacatgGTGATTCAAGAAGTTAaaaattttattattgtttttaaatACAGGGCAGCTGGATTCAATGCAAGAGTTCATTGGTAAGCTACAGGTATGCAATGTTATTTTGTCACATTACTCTTTTGCAGACTGGGAACACCAAAGCAATTTCTTGTGGtgggttttcagaaaatatttcagtgtgcTGCTGCTGGCCTGTATGCAAGCATTCTTTACAAACATAATAGGGTAACACATCAACATATAACACGATTGATATCTAAATCGGAAATGCAGATGGCAAAATTTCTCTTTCATAAATATTGCTTACATAATACCTTTTGAAAAATTAGAATGACATTCTGGGGTTTCATTTATAGTGTAGTATTACAAGTACGCTTACCTCAAGAGGAGTTGCGTCAGGAATTTCTCGTAACATCACTATACACCTTTTTGTAATTGGCCGAACCCTCTCCGCTTGATCATCTACTTGTAAATAAGGAGACTCTGaggagaaaacaaacaaacagaatgtcactttcaaacattcacagttagctaattatgaacatttttgaacTGGTTGGCTGGGGCAAACTTTTGTCTCCAGAGCCAAAAAAAGGAACTCAAAAGGGAAAAACATAAATGAGACTCTTCATTCAGTTATCCACAGTATCCTCGGAAAGACTTTCTTCTGGATCAGGACTCTAACATTCATTAGATGCTATAAAGATCTatacaaatgaagaaaaaaactgGAAAATTTCCCTACATAGTGTGCAAAAGGTAACAACTATGACAGTAAACTTGTAGTATTTGGTGTTCGTTGCACATGGGAGAAACTTAATTTAGTGATGTATTAGAAGTTTATTCATCATTCTATCACCAAAATTGGCAATGTCAATAAATGTCAAACCCTTCTCATAATCAGATTTTGCTGCATCCCTACTGCTGTCAATTGGGTAAGTGGACTgacacagagagaaaaagattcatatttggtaatacTTTTGCAATGATATTGTGACGTAAACAATGAGATACCCATAAAACCGTTAACAAACAGGAACAGTTTATCTGTTCATAACTACACCCTGAGACAGTATGTTTAGTTTTAACAAGTGTTGTTCTTATCAATTAGAACTGTTACAGATTCACAAATATCAGTTTGACAGGCAAAACTGCTTTTCATGGCCTTTGAACCCTTTCACTCTTAAATCTTCAGTACATCGATTGGATTTAACAGAAGGTTAAATCAGAAACCAGGTGAATAGTTTCACAACGAGGACAGTTCTCAACAAAGGAAGAGCCTGGTTTTGCCAAGCTCAAAAACTGTGTGATGTGGATATAAATGCCCTTATGCAAGTAGAATATGCGATTTCAAACCATGAATTCTTGTTGTTTCTGTAAATACTCTCAGCAATACtgtcttcatttttttcaaaatctaaaaaCTTTCTAAATGCTACACAGGGTGTGCTTTGGCTATGAACATAAAACATTTCCTGTGCCTGAGCTTTGAAGTCTTGCAACATGACAAACACACATACTTTTTCAATTCCTTAAGATAACGGAGCCTGTTTACCAATGTTGAGGGGGAAAAGTACAGACAGTGATTCCAAATAAGAAGCAAGAAACAGGAAGTTTTCTCAGAAAATCCTCCGGATTTGTTTGTCTCTTCACTGGAAGCAGGAAATAAAGTCTAATCTATGAAGTCAATGATAGACTGTAAGAAAACCCGACACCATGGCAAGGAATGCTTCCccttttaatttcatttcttcTCTTAGCAAGATCTGTGCAATTGCATGAATTACTTGCACAAAATGAgtacaatttttacaatttttgatgaaatttacaaacAGTAACAAGACTATTGATCTCAACCATGACCTCTTCAAGTGCCATGTGAACTGTTCACACTTTCCATAATTATCGTCTGAAACTTTTTTCACCTTACTCTTTTGTCAGACTTGTACCTTAACACAAATCATAAAACTGGTTGTTGGAGTGGGATTTAGTTCTTGTTCAGTGCCCTGCATCTAAAGTGGTTGCTTAGTCACAATGTCACGGTACAAAATAACCCTGAGCAATACAGATTGGTACCTCTGAAATCGACAAGAGATTCTATTAATAATTTGAAATCGGCTCggaaaattttttttgtatgaCATCATAGGTCAAccgggggtcagggtgcaaagggtaaAGAGTACCTCTGAAATCGACAAGAGGTAATATTTAGAGTATATCTGAAATCAACAAGAGGTAGTATTAAGAGTAATTGTCCATACCTCTGAGAACGTCAATTATCAGGTTAATGTCAGTGGTTAGTCTCTTGACAGCATTGAAATTGGCTATGGTCCATATTGGTACATACTGGTCAGAGTCCATTTGTGACCGGAGATATGTATCACTGGCTAAGTTTTCTCTGCAAGGGTAAAAAGCACAATACtcattattatcaaaagttgaAGTCAACTCTACCAGCTTGGTATCAGAGTTCAACAGTTCAGGTCAGGCCATTCAAAGGTATGCAAGGCTAAGCAGATATTTCAAATGGTTGAAGATAAATATGCTGGCTGTATACAATACAAGCTCGAACATTCACACTGAAAAAACagttattttaaagaaatgaacaaaaatttaataaattgaaCTATACAGAGGAAAAGGGTAATAAATACAACACGCCTGTTgtaatggaaatatttttttgtctttcacaACTATAAGACTT is a window from the Ptychodera flava strain L36383 chromosome 11, AS_Pfla_20210202, whole genome shotgun sequence genome containing:
- the LOC139143828 gene encoding la-related protein 4-like isoform X1, translating into MTSDRSNGGAELHLNQPVTPKTPTLNPNAKVFQGPKTTLPTTTASATTTQTLDNGDVSWQEQGSSNSSSPAQVAAIQGPYQINGDVSSKYTTGAAVFPSPAESPIPITHLTVNGYTTTEMTYTPSTEGQLVSGDELAPDNSHSKGDGLRDMLRYQLEYYFSRENLASDTYLRSQMDSDQYVPIWTIANFNAVKRLTTDINLIIDVLRESPYLQVDDQAERVRPITKRCIVMLREIPDATPLEEVKALFSGENCPKFASCEFAHNCNWYVTFDSEADAQNAYKYLREEVKTFRGKPIMARIKAKPLQSFSAKMNGLRTPTTPTPPQTTATTPTSIYPQQQFQYSPVSPIMNGAQQPFAFYPNPNVIPQQWATSPPPFFDPPMAPFPGNGMAPQNKYHQHPMTVGRYGYQGNRNRNQTKTHQRTSSTPDERTLERNNNHEIPRSPHDRSSTANGTHNVSPRSSRDNGDRRDMERENGGYRVRRDNTSPKLGQQDSISHSGALPPRRGGFSRRGRRREDEGSRRRNSSDKREDQPKPPSPKLDLAPSSFPPLPGRENVVKTEETENKKPMMPMADILKGVKDPKRAVRPLENNTAIQQREGASSEALQKHSATPPSSPTTPKVNQTNPEEGMVKDAATTTTTAAVGKTNQQNSTANPTAQKQEEGQRSSMPKLSYAQMAAQTPSKKTPPPPAQQQQQQPPQQQQQQQQSQQKASAKQPQQQPQPQRQLSQRHGAAAQQQPPTKPDSSTEQSRQQNGENSKDQSANGRRSPVMK
- the LOC139143828 gene encoding la-related protein 4-like isoform X2; protein product: MTYTPSTEGQLVSGDELAPDNSHSKGDGLRDMLRYQLEYYFSRENLASDTYLRSQMDSDQYVPIWTIANFNAVKRLTTDINLIIDVLRESPYLQVDDQAERVRPITKRCIVMLREIPDATPLEEVKALFSGENCPKFASCEFAHNCNWYVTFDSEADAQNAYKYLREEVKTFRGKPIMARIKAKPLQSFSAKMNGLRTPTTPTPPQTTATTPTSIYPQQQFQYSPVSPIMNGAQQPFAFYPNPNVIPQQWATSPPPFFDPPMAPFPGNGMAPQNKYHQHPMTVGRYGYQGNRNRNQTKTHQRTSSTPDERTLERNNNHEIPRSPHDRSSTANGTHNVSPRSSRDNGDRRDMERENGGYRVRRDNTSPKLGQQDSISHSGALPPRRGGFSRRGRRREDEGSRRRNSSDKREDQPKPPSPKLDLAPSSFPPLPGRENVVKTEETENKKPMMPMADILKGVKDPKRAVRPLENNTAIQQREGASSEALQKHSATPPSSPTTPKVNQTNPEEGMVKDAATTTTTAAVGKTNQQNSTANPTAQKQEEGQRSSMPKLSYAQMAAQTPSKKTPPPPAQQQQQQPPQQQQQQQQSQQKASAKQPQQQPQPQRQLSQRHGAAAQQQPPTKPDSSTEQSRQQNGENSKDQSANGRRSPVMK